A genomic window from Cloacibacillus evryensis DSM 19522 includes:
- a CDS encoding GPW/gp25 family protein, which translates to MLTNELEVMLDGKTDIFGAIGLQNIHNCLNAIASTRIGSVPLYRHFGTDWEWVDKPEPYAMAKYRADLMEAIDKYEPRIKVISISFRRSTADAFDGKLYPIVRFKIREGVEI; encoded by the coding sequence ATGCTGACAAATGAATTGGAGGTAATGCTTGACGGTAAAACTGATATATTCGGAGCAATAGGCTTACAGAATATACATAATTGTCTTAACGCTATCGCCTCGACCCGAATCGGAAGCGTGCCGCTCTATCGCCATTTCGGCACGGATTGGGAATGGGTAGATAAACCGGAACCATACGCAATGGCAAAGTATCGCGCCGACCTTATGGAGGCGATAGACAAATACGAGCCGAGAATAAAGGTGATATCCATCTCGTTCAGGCGGAGTACAGCGGATGCGTTCGACGGAAAACTCTATCCGATTGTAAGATTTAAAATCAGAGAGGGGGTGGAAATATGA
- a CDS encoding baseplate assembly protein, with protein sequence MSLFSTLPQVEFAPKEADAILEELVARYEDAAGITLYPADPVRLFLNTIAYELAQQRSLIDYAAKMNLLAYAQGDYLDHLGAFVPVARLPATAATVTVRFALSAVLDMAVTIPAGTRVTPRASPDLYFATDAVAVVPAGSPYADCVCTCTYTGKQGNGFLAGQVLSLVDPIEYVKSVLNVTTSAGGADIEGDESYRERIQLVLESLSVAGPINAYRYWALSASAKIADVSVAGPAEDAEIDPGNVYIYPLLQDGCLPDAETLQAVNAVVNADDIRPLTDNVHVCAPTPIKFTLTITYWIAKDMQTQAVAIKKAVDAAIAEWIVWQRNKLGRDINPSELIHRVIAAGAKRAVVTSPSFTKVSYKQVAICASSGITFGGLEDG encoded by the coding sequence ATGAGCTTGTTCAGCACACTGCCGCAAGTGGAATTCGCGCCCAAAGAGGCAGATGCAATACTGGAAGAGCTCGTCGCCAGATATGAAGATGCCGCTGGGATAACGCTATACCCCGCAGACCCGGTGCGGCTTTTTCTGAACACGATCGCCTATGAACTAGCGCAGCAGCGCAGCTTGATAGATTACGCCGCGAAGATGAATCTACTGGCGTATGCGCAGGGCGATTACCTTGACCACCTCGGTGCTTTTGTCCCTGTGGCACGATTGCCAGCAACTGCGGCTACCGTGACAGTACGGTTTGCATTATCCGCTGTGTTGGATATGGCCGTAACCATTCCTGCGGGCACGAGGGTAACGCCAAGAGCATCACCCGATCTCTATTTTGCCACGGATGCCGTTGCGGTTGTTCCTGCTGGCTCGCCGTACGCTGATTGTGTATGTACATGCACATACACAGGAAAACAAGGCAACGGTTTTTTGGCAGGGCAGGTACTTTCACTGGTAGATCCGATCGAATACGTTAAGAGCGTGCTGAATGTTACTACTAGCGCGGGCGGCGCAGATATCGAAGGTGACGAGAGTTACCGAGAACGTATCCAGCTGGTACTTGAATCGCTCTCAGTCGCCGGTCCAATTAACGCTTATCGATATTGGGCGCTTTCCGCAAGCGCAAAAATCGCGGACGTATCCGTCGCCGGACCAGCAGAAGATGCCGAGATAGACCCTGGCAACGTATACATATACCCGCTCCTGCAGGATGGATGTTTGCCGGACGCAGAGACCCTACAGGCAGTAAATGCGGTCGTGAATGCGGATGATATACGACCGCTTACGGATAACGTGCATGTCTGCGCGCCAACCCCAATAAAGTTCACGCTTACCATTACGTACTGGATAGCAAAAGATATGCAGACGCAGGCCGTGGCCATTAAAAAAGCGGTAGATGCGGCCATTGCAGAGTGGATAGTGTGGCAGAGAAATAAGCTGGGGCGCGATATCAACCCGTCAGAACTTATACACAGAGTAATTGCCGCGGGCGCAAAAAGAGCGGTCGTAACTTCTCCATCATTTACCAAGGTGAGCTACAAGCAAGTAGCGATTTGTGCATCTTCGGGGATTACGTTTGGAGGGCTGGAGGATGGCTAA
- a CDS encoding MgtC/SapB family protein, which translates to MYLGEAEILCRLLLAALFGAVFGIERKHRNKPIGARTHILISIAACTVAIISSYGFTDLAFSYPHDVSVRTDPARLMVGMLTGIGFIGAGIIYKSPHGDIKGITTAAEVYLMAVLGIGSGLGLYLLSISSAVLAYITLICSEDTVTCLRDKYYVPLKLWLEKLLHRRHSRGE; encoded by the coding sequence ATGTATCTGGGGGAAGCTGAGATCTTATGCAGGCTGTTGCTGGCGGCCCTCTTCGGCGCAGTTTTCGGGATAGAGCGCAAGCACAGAAATAAACCGATCGGCGCTCGTACACATATACTTATCTCTATTGCCGCCTGTACGGTTGCGATCATCTCATCATACGGCTTCACCGATCTGGCCTTTTCCTATCCTCATGACGTCAGTGTTAGGACGGACCCCGCACGCTTGATGGTAGGGATGCTTACCGGCATCGGTTTCATCGGCGCGGGAATAATATATAAAAGCCCCCACGGAGATATAAAGGGCATTACGACGGCGGCCGAAGTATACCTCATGGCCGTGCTTGGTATTGGTTCCGGGTTGGGGTTATACCTGCTTTCAATATCGTCGGCCGTGTTGGCTTACATCACTTTGATATGCTCCGAGGATACGGTCACATGTCTTAGAGATAAATATTACGTTCCCCTTAAGCTTTGGCTTGAAAAACTTCTTCATCGCCGGCACTCCAGGGGGGAGTGA
- a CDS encoding reverse transcriptase/maturase family protein, which produces MPKTTGKLWEQVIHFDNIYSAYLAAQEGHRTKRPALAFRDRLEENLIQLQNELIWHQWRPSPPHYFTIKDPKPRCIAAPAFRDRVAHHALVQIIEPCFERRFISDSYACRAGKGTHAAVRRAQQMIRSAQDAWCGHVYIFKGDIKSYFKSIDHGILKKINRRTIRDRDALWMLDRIIDAGGDGDKGLDIGALTSQLEANVYADILDHQVKDVWRYQYYERYMDDFIILGGSKTDVRAAMRDVSNFVDENLMLKLNPKSGVFPASQGLDFCGYRIWATHILPRKRNTRGIQKKLRGMARRYAEGALDIDVAWQTIASYLGYMKHCNGYRTKATFLEDLVFSRARRKDDENNQ; this is translated from the coding sequence ATGCCTAAAACCACAGGAAAACTATGGGAACAGGTAATACATTTCGACAATATATATTCGGCATACCTTGCGGCCCAGGAGGGGCACCGCACCAAGCGCCCAGCACTTGCTTTCAGGGATCGGCTTGAAGAAAACCTCATACAGCTGCAAAACGAGCTTATCTGGCACCAGTGGCGGCCATCGCCGCCCCACTATTTTACAATCAAAGATCCGAAGCCGCGCTGCATCGCAGCGCCCGCGTTTCGCGATCGTGTTGCTCACCATGCGCTCGTACAAATTATCGAGCCTTGCTTCGAGCGGCGATTCATAAGCGATAGCTACGCCTGTCGCGCCGGGAAAGGAACACACGCTGCGGTGAGGCGCGCCCAGCAGATGATTCGCTCGGCGCAGGATGCATGGTGTGGACACGTTTACATCTTCAAGGGTGATATCAAAAGCTATTTTAAAAGCATCGACCACGGCATCTTGAAAAAGATTAACCGAAGGACGATACGCGACCGCGATGCACTCTGGATGCTGGACAGGATCATCGATGCCGGCGGGGACGGCGACAAAGGGCTAGATATAGGAGCGCTAACAAGCCAACTTGAGGCCAATGTTTATGCCGATATTTTGGACCACCAAGTGAAGGATGTATGGAGGTACCAATATTACGAACGCTATATGGACGATTTTATCATCCTCGGCGGCAGCAAAACAGACGTCAGGGCCGCGATGCGCGACGTAAGCAATTTCGTGGATGAGAATCTCATGCTGAAGCTCAACCCGAAATCGGGAGTGTTCCCGGCGTCGCAGGGGCTTGACTTCTGCGGCTACAGGATATGGGCGACGCATATCCTGCCCAGAAAAAGGAACACAAGAGGGATACAGAAAAAGCTCCGGGGAATGGCGAGGCGATATGCCGAGGGCGCACTTGACATTGACGTTGCATGGCAGACCATAGCGTCGTATCTCGGCTATATGAAGCATTGCAACGGCTACCGTACGAAGGCAACATTTCTTGAAGATTTGGTATTCAGTCGCGCAAGGAGGAAGGACGACGAAAACAATCAATAA
- a CDS encoding phage baseplate assembly protein V, which translates to MRTTANYEDLFRIGEISAVYPERHRVRVKFADKDGLVSDELPVLVVGSLKNKAQCLPDEGELVLCAFLPSGEEAGFVLGSFYSEADLPLSNDRDEYVLKIPGGGCIAMHRKNHTITLVDYHGSKMVWKNGNITLKSAANIYLNPDGDVPVPAHISAQFD; encoded by the coding sequence GTGAGAACCACGGCCAACTACGAAGACCTGTTTCGCATCGGCGAAATTTCCGCCGTATACCCCGAGCGACATCGCGTTCGCGTAAAATTTGCCGACAAAGACGGGCTTGTATCTGATGAGCTGCCGGTGCTCGTCGTCGGCTCGCTCAAAAACAAAGCGCAATGCCTCCCCGACGAGGGCGAACTTGTGCTTTGCGCTTTTCTGCCCAGCGGCGAAGAGGCGGGCTTCGTGCTCGGGTCATTTTACTCGGAGGCGGATCTGCCTCTGTCAAACGACCGCGATGAATATGTCCTGAAAATTCCCGGTGGCGGTTGTATCGCCATGCATCGAAAAAATCACACGATCACTCTGGTCGATTATCACGGGTCAAAGATGGTGTGGAAAAACGGCAACATCACGCTAAAAAGCGCGGCGAATATCTATCTCAATCCAGACGGCGACGTGCCAGTGCCGGCGCACATCTCGGCGCAGTTTGATTAG
- a CDS encoding phage tail protein, whose translation MAKLLPDLSLFDILPDSISDITEVRNGATAIDPELRRISVATKEALLLSRIDELDEDTIDLLAWQFHLDVYEPAPLSIDIKRKLIKTAISWHRKKGTKWAVLELLSTLGYDCEIFEYKDLIAASEKAGVKFLDGTWDIATNNGVDIFAPVEGFPDLANWACFAVKTNLTAFDHPNWPDDLRWAVNAAKPARSYALYWYWIYMHFIVKVLARMTRLYMKKEFRVCYPWCWNVIDPYAPWYLGTDGITYALGDEGLYLDGTWCLGDGTNPVYDRYVYDCGFYIDLAASKQIHLRYGSVEYIASGEPTPLCVGDRWYLDERNAFVLRSVKTMRKGSNLKLNPLTSVGSASHYHITFGHNATYLDDFYYLDGSWNIAADTKIAIGDLRKGTCLDGTWDIANEGTYSINGERQFSKTVPIPLRGPLIGERCERYIGDTICLDLDGTWEIADEYYLGDELYLDGSWDLGAGFHLGNEDRNYIDGSWDICDETLYLDGTWNIDDPMPECHGVVEIHKV comes from the coding sequence ATGGCTAAGCTATTGCCAGACCTGAGTCTGTTTGACATTCTCCCTGATTCAATATCCGACATTACAGAAGTGCGCAATGGAGCAACAGCAATCGATCCTGAGTTAAGGAGAATATCAGTAGCAACGAAAGAAGCCCTCTTGCTCTCACGCATCGACGAACTTGACGAAGATACAATCGATCTGCTGGCTTGGCAATTCCACCTCGATGTTTATGAGCCCGCCCCCCTTTCGATCGACATAAAAAGGAAGCTCATAAAAACGGCCATCTCCTGGCATCGTAAAAAAGGAACGAAATGGGCGGTATTGGAGCTACTCTCCACGCTAGGCTATGACTGCGAGATATTTGAGTACAAGGATCTGATTGCGGCATCTGAAAAAGCCGGCGTAAAGTTCCTTGATGGTACGTGGGATATAGCGACCAATAACGGCGTGGATATATTCGCTCCAGTCGAGGGCTTCCCGGATCTTGCGAATTGGGCCTGCTTTGCGGTAAAAACAAATCTGACCGCATTCGATCACCCTAATTGGCCGGATGATCTCAGGTGGGCTGTGAACGCAGCCAAACCAGCCAGGTCGTACGCGCTGTACTGGTATTGGATTTATATGCATTTTATCGTTAAGGTCCTTGCCAGAATGACGCGGCTGTACATGAAAAAAGAGTTTAGAGTATGCTATCCGTGGTGCTGGAACGTCATCGACCCATACGCGCCATGGTATTTAGGCACAGACGGAATCACATATGCCCTTGGCGACGAAGGACTATACCTAGACGGAACATGGTGTTTAGGCGATGGAACGAACCCCGTATACGACAGATATGTCTACGACTGCGGGTTTTATATCGATTTGGCAGCATCTAAACAAATACATCTTCGTTATGGTAGCGTCGAGTATATAGCCTCCGGCGAACCCACGCCACTTTGTGTCGGCGACAGGTGGTATCTCGACGAACGTAACGCATTTGTACTCCGCTCCGTAAAAACGATGCGCAAAGGCTCCAATTTGAAACTCAATCCGCTAACATCTGTCGGTTCTGCATCGCACTACCACATTACGTTTGGGCACAATGCAACGTATCTCGACGATTTTTATTATCTCGACGGCAGTTGGAATATTGCCGCCGACACGAAAATCGCAATCGGCGACCTACGAAAAGGTACTTGCCTAGACGGGACGTGGGATATCGCCAATGAAGGCACGTACAGCATTAACGGCGAGCGCCAGTTTTCGAAAACTGTACCTATACCACTTCGCGGGCCATTAATCGGAGAGCGGTGTGAGCGATATATCGGTGATACAATCTGCCTCGATCTTGACGGCACATGGGAGATCGCCGATGAATATTATTTAGGCGACGAGCTGTACCTCGACGGCTCCTGGGACCTTGGGGCGGGATTCCATCTCGGAAATGAAGACCGCAATTATATAGACGGCTCATGGGATATATGTGATGAGACGCTCTACCTTGACGGCACGTGGAACATCGACGACCCGATGCCAGAGTGTCATGGCGTCGTCGAAATACATAAAGTTTAG
- a CDS encoding cupin domain-containing protein yields the protein MRRPIIKNMFREEHFTAGDRCELAEVLHPMRTALPYDSYSLSHAYVEAGGRTLPHRLIKASETYVILSGEAVIHIDEESVSLEAGSCAVVPPGAEQSIVNRGQKRLEFLCIVTPPWSAGDEEVFQAKA from the coding sequence ATGAGAAGGCCGATTATAAAGAACATGTTTCGTGAAGAGCATTTCACCGCTGGAGACCGTTGCGAACTTGCGGAAGTGCTGCATCCGATGCGCACGGCGCTCCCGTATGACAGCTATTCGCTCTCCCACGCTTATGTCGAGGCAGGAGGGCGTACATTGCCCCACCGGCTTATCAAAGCATCCGAAACATATGTCATCCTCTCCGGCGAAGCGGTGATCCATATCGACGAAGAGAGCGTCTCACTTGAGGCGGGAAGTTGTGCCGTCGTGCCTCCGGGGGCGGAACAGTCCATCGTCAACCGCGGTCAAAAGAGGCTGGAGTTTCTCTGCATCGTCACTCCCCCCTGGAGTGCCGGCGATGAAGAAGTTTTTCAAGCCAAAGCTTAA
- the istA gene encoding IS21 family transposase, whose protein sequence is MTMYREILRLHFEGGLSQRDIAASCRCAHSTVKRILARAAELELDFNKIKELSDNSLARMIYPQAILPRIQKEPDYAYIHKELARSGVTLALLWNEYCAACQESGDIPYMYSQFSKNYKEYAAANSTSMHIAHKPAEVMEVDWAGTKILLRDAVAGKEIKASLFTACLPFSGYCYAEAFADEKLDSWLTAHIHAYAFFGGTAKILRPDNLKTGVVRSDKYDPEINSAYRELAEHYGAFVSPAKVRKPKDKPTVEGTVGMLTTHIIAAVRNVDYHSLKELNKDICLRFRQFNDRPFQKKEGSRSLLFSVQESRYLSPLPEFCYQIAHYKDAVVPANYHIQAEGGKYYSVPYECIRRKVTVRSTSSMIEVFCDGERVACHIRNRGAERYVTDSSHMPEAHRQLYAWNNDKFLEWGAEIGGGTLSVIQKILTRNGHSLPGYKFCMGLVSLSKNYAAQDIENACRALLALSSAPSLKSMKLALSAVTAKRNADDDSTQNDGPSVTGFRRGAGYYGGKSDD, encoded by the coding sequence ATGACCATGTACAGAGAGATACTTCGCCTTCACTTCGAAGGCGGGCTGAGCCAGCGGGATATTGCCGCCAGCTGCCGCTGCGCCCACAGCACTGTCAAGCGGATCCTTGCAAGAGCCGCAGAGCTGGAGCTGGATTTTAACAAGATCAAAGAGCTCTCGGACAATTCGCTTGCAAGGATGATCTATCCGCAGGCCATACTGCCGCGTATCCAGAAAGAACCGGATTACGCCTATATACATAAGGAGCTTGCCAGATCAGGCGTCACGCTTGCTCTGTTATGGAACGAGTATTGCGCGGCATGTCAGGAAAGCGGCGATATCCCGTATATGTATTCACAGTTCAGCAAGAATTATAAGGAATATGCGGCAGCGAACAGCACGTCTATGCATATCGCCCATAAGCCTGCCGAGGTCATGGAGGTCGACTGGGCCGGCACAAAGATTCTGCTTCGAGATGCCGTTGCCGGGAAAGAAATAAAAGCGTCTCTCTTCACAGCCTGCCTGCCATTTTCAGGTTATTGCTATGCCGAGGCATTCGCGGACGAGAAGCTGGATTCATGGCTCACAGCGCATATCCATGCGTATGCTTTCTTCGGAGGAACGGCTAAGATTCTCAGGCCGGACAACTTAAAGACCGGGGTCGTCAGGTCAGATAAGTATGACCCTGAAATCAACAGCGCTTACAGAGAACTCGCTGAGCACTACGGTGCTTTTGTCTCTCCCGCAAAAGTACGCAAACCAAAAGACAAGCCCACCGTCGAGGGAACGGTCGGAATGCTCACCACTCATATCATAGCCGCCGTCAGAAACGTTGACTATCATTCATTAAAAGAACTTAACAAGGACATCTGTCTCAGATTCAGACAATTCAACGACAGGCCCTTTCAAAAGAAAGAGGGCTCACGCAGCCTCCTGTTCTCCGTTCAGGAGAGCCGGTATCTGAGTCCGCTGCCTGAATTCTGTTATCAGATAGCCCATTACAAGGATGCCGTCGTTCCGGCAAATTATCATATTCAGGCAGAGGGCGGGAAATACTACAGTGTGCCCTATGAGTGTATCAGAAGAAAAGTAACGGTAAGGAGCACCTCTTCTATGATAGAGGTATTCTGCGACGGAGAGCGGGTCGCCTGTCATATACGCAATCGGGGAGCTGAACGGTATGTCACGGACAGTTCTCATATGCCTGAGGCGCATAGACAGCTCTACGCCTGGAACAACGACAAGTTTCTTGAATGGGGCGCGGAGATAGGCGGCGGCACTCTCTCCGTGATACAGAAGATACTTACCAGGAACGGACATAGCCTGCCGGGCTACAAATTCTGTATGGGGCTGGTATCGCTGAGTAAAAATTATGCCGCGCAGGATATAGAGAACGCCTGCAGGGCGCTTCTCGCCCTTTCTTCCGCCCCGAGCCTGAAATCTATGAAGCTCGCGCTCAGCGCTGTTACCGCGAAAAGAAACGCTGATGATGATTCGACACAGAATGATGGGCCTTCCGTTACAGGTTTCAGACGCGGCGCAGGCTACTACGGAGGCAAGAGCGATGATTAG
- a CDS encoding IS30 family transposase, with amino-acid sequence MRSGILKVLDRLERDYGDSFSKIFKSITFDNGSEFASSEEMERNGRTEIYYAHPYSSFERGTNENWNGIVRRFIPKGSSFEQLTERDMVRISGYINTLPRKRHRYKTPQELWEAELDAIMVTETGRGKVSEQPVPLL; translated from the coding sequence TTGAGGAGCGGAATACTCAAAGTATTGGACAGATTGGAGAGAGACTACGGAGACTCTTTTAGCAAAATATTCAAAAGCATCACGTTCGACAATGGGTCCGAGTTTGCCTCCAGTGAAGAGATGGAGCGTAACGGGCGAACAGAGATATATTATGCGCATCCTTATAGCAGTTTTGAGCGTGGGACGAATGAGAACTGGAATGGTATAGTGAGGCGATTTATCCCCAAAGGGAGCAGCTTTGAACAATTGACGGAACGAGACATGGTAAGGATTTCCGGTTATATCAACACGTTGCCCCGCAAGAGACACCGCTATAAGACGCCACAAGAATTGTGGGAAGCCGAATTGGATGCTATTATGGTGACCGAAACAGGGAGAGGCAAGGTCTCGGAACAACCTGTCCCGTTACTGTAA
- a CDS encoding four helix bundle protein — translation MAVEELRILATAERMETWLHRTLEKIPKYARFPVYAQMKGTMRILRRLILECNQARDKTSYFTKIDLELLLLRSDVRVMLESRLITPGEFKVWGEEIDKIGRQLGAWGKACHIYTAKG, via the coding sequence TTGGCAGTTGAAGAACTTAGGATATTGGCAACGGCAGAGCGCATGGAAACATGGCTACATAGAACATTGGAAAAAATTCCAAAGTATGCAAGGTTTCCGGTATACGCGCAGATGAAGGGTACTATGCGTATTTTGCGCAGACTAATACTCGAATGCAATCAGGCCAGGGATAAAACCTCTTATTTCACCAAGATAGATCTGGAGCTTTTGCTGCTCCGATCTGACGTGCGCGTTATGCTCGAATCGCGTCTCATCACACCGGGGGAATTTAAAGTTTGGGGCGAGGAGATCGATAAGATTGGCAGACAATTAGGCGCATGGGGTAAAGCCTGCCATATATATACGGCAAAGGGGTAA
- a CDS encoding PAAR domain-containing protein yields MPALTRQGDNCTGHDDCPPRPLATGSPNVFVNGRPAGRVNADQYENHGCFAHASHSAVIASGSSNTFINGFPAGRIGDPVSCGGSVAVGSPNVFVGG; encoded by the coding sequence ATGCCAGCACTGACAAGACAGGGCGACAACTGCACGGGGCACGACGATTGCCCTCCGCGTCCGCTTGCCACTGGAAGCCCAAACGTATTCGTGAACGGTCGCCCAGCCGGGCGAGTAAATGCTGATCAGTACGAAAACCACGGGTGCTTCGCCCATGCTTCCCACAGCGCCGTGATAGCATCCGGCAGCAGCAATACTTTTATCAACGGCTTCCCCGCTGGGCGCATCGGCGACCCCGTAAGCTGCGGCGGCAGTGTTGCCGTGGGCAGCCCAAACGTATTTGTAGGAGGGTGA
- a CDS encoding phage tail protein, giving the protein MAEGVTTNAFRKRIAAQMAGGAVCPKIAQMAFGDGGHNADGTAKAANAEQTALNHELLRKDLLTVQQEDGYSVTGMGRLLKTELVGQTISEAGLLDASGNLVGLKNFAMKIKEEDEWYDVSIRVDF; this is encoded by the coding sequence ATGGCAGAAGGAGTGACAACAAATGCTTTCCGCAAGCGCATCGCCGCACAGATGGCTGGAGGCGCGGTTTGTCCCAAAATTGCACAGATGGCCTTTGGCGATGGCGGACATAACGCGGATGGTACCGCAAAAGCGGCCAACGCGGAGCAAACGGCTTTAAATCACGAGCTGCTTCGCAAGGACCTGCTCACTGTACAGCAGGAGGATGGCTATTCGGTCACGGGCATGGGGAGATTGCTAAAAACGGAATTAGTCGGCCAAACGATATCCGAGGCAGGCTTGTTGGACGCATCTGGCAATTTGGTGGGCCTCAAAAACTTCGCAATGAAAATAAAAGAAGAAGATGAGTGGTACGACGTGAGCATTCGCGTCGATTTCTAA
- a CDS encoding phage tail protein has product MVRTFSELQQKNSARYAEHEVIGKKPLLEFLGPGLEEISFKLQLMSSLGVKPDEEVKVLQEMRDAGEVGQLIFGEIKIGKFVIVDLSQQEGPRDRHGAPTWIEVELTIKEYVSHADK; this is encoded by the coding sequence TTGGTACGCACCTTCTCCGAACTACAGCAAAAAAATTCGGCTCGCTACGCCGAACACGAGGTTATCGGCAAAAAGCCGTTACTTGAATTCCTCGGGCCGGGACTTGAAGAAATATCCTTTAAGCTACAGCTAATGTCCAGCTTGGGCGTCAAACCCGATGAAGAGGTGAAGGTGCTGCAGGAGATGCGCGACGCCGGGGAGGTAGGACAGCTCATTTTTGGCGAGATCAAAATCGGCAAGTTCGTCATAGTAGACCTATCCCAGCAGGAAGGGCCACGGGATAGGCATGGCGCGCCTACGTGGATCGAGGTCGAGCTAACCATAAAGGAGTATGTTTCACATGCTGACAAATGA
- a CDS encoding N-acetylmuramoyl-L-alanine amidase family protein — protein MKIVIDPGHGAPDSGAIGPRGTLEADINLSVAIALSKELCRRGHVASLTRSGLRRIFADNRGADLSARPAFANRIGADCFVSLHCNGAANVAASGFEIYTTIGQDRSDALATEIFRAWSNVFRAQRKRTDYTDGDPDKEANLKVLRECRVPSVLIEMAFISNPAEEQWLLSPTNHHRMAFVIADGIVRWGKSV, from the coding sequence ATGAAAATAGTAATAGACCCTGGACACGGCGCCCCCGACAGTGGCGCCATTGGCCCGCGAGGTACTCTCGAGGCAGATATCAACCTCAGCGTTGCGATAGCTCTTTCGAAAGAGTTGTGCCGGCGCGGGCATGTAGCATCGCTGACACGCTCCGGTCTGCGCCGAATTTTCGCCGACAACAGAGGGGCCGACCTCTCCGCGCGCCCAGCCTTCGCCAACCGCATCGGCGCGGATTGCTTTGTATCGCTCCACTGTAATGGGGCGGCCAATGTTGCTGCCAGTGGCTTCGAGATATACACCACTATCGGACAAGATCGCAGCGACGCGCTCGCTACGGAGATCTTCCGTGCGTGGAGCAATGTTTTCAGGGCCCAGCGTAAACGTACAGATTACACCGACGGTGACCCAGACAAAGAGGCCAACCTAAAAGTGTTGCGTGAATGCCGTGTGCCATCTGTTTTGATAGAGATGGCGTTTATCAGTAACCCTGCAGAGGAACAATGGTTACTCAGTCCGACAAATCACCACAGAATGGCTTTCGTTATAGCCGATGGCATAGTGCGTTGGGGCAAAAGTGTATAA
- a CDS encoding glucosaminidase domain-containing protein, producing MAITNRGKVWLAILAACLLFWLLCFYVARAAFGATPAQEFFAAARAQPGINAYAATCQSAMETGYWQSELWRRAYNGAGIKAPLAWRKSGKPYIRIASPEYSNGKYITRESYFRKYDSLVIFLSDYAQKIAIDYPYSHRHLDNFWLYFAGMYRGRVGNWATDHQYYEKFAQMAVKLAPEILGPAWRAKLLCAYEYAKNELEPWQRDVINKQLREVM from the coding sequence ATGGCAATAACAAATCGCGGCAAAGTATGGCTTGCCATATTAGCCGCTTGCCTGCTTTTCTGGCTACTATGTTTTTACGTTGCACGTGCAGCTTTCGGTGCTACTCCGGCGCAGGAATTTTTCGCGGCGGCCCGCGCCCAGCCCGGAATAAACGCCTACGCGGCGACTTGTCAAAGCGCTATGGAAACTGGATACTGGCAGAGTGAGCTTTGGCGCAGGGCTTACAACGGCGCGGGCATCAAGGCACCGCTAGCATGGCGAAAGAGCGGCAAGCCATACATACGCATCGCAAGCCCAGAGTACAGCAACGGTAAATATATAACAAGGGAATCGTATTTCCGAAAGTACGATTCCCTTGTTATATTTCTGTCCGACTATGCCCAAAAAATAGCAATAGATTACCCCTATTCGCATCGCCACCTTGATAACTTCTGGCTCTATTTTGCGGGCATGTATAGAGGGAGGGTTGGTAATTGGGCCACGGATCATCAATACTATGAAAAGTTCGCTCAAATGGCCGTAAAACTCGCGCCTGAAATACTCGGCCCTGCATGGCGCGCAAAGCTGCTTTGCGCCTACGAATACGCCAAAAATGAACTTGAGCCATGGCAGAGAGATGTTATCAACAAGCAATTAAGGGAGGTTATGTAA